The following are from one region of the Ictalurus furcatus strain D&B chromosome 11, Billie_1.0, whole genome shotgun sequence genome:
- the cnga3a gene encoding cyclic nucleotide-gated channel cone photoreceptor subunit alpha isoform X5, whose product MEKICTERSYPSHHRLSVRTSDDELDRLDNGAGSLRTHSICDDAVSDMNTVMSSQLQESRRSSFTGAGAMASKKEETKKDEKKDGEKKEEKKDEKKDDKKDKKDDKKTEEPQKNLWVMDPATDTYYRWLLIIAVPVFYNLMMLVTRSCFNELQDSYTTVWVILDLSSDVIYYLDTFVRSRTGFLEQGLLVRDTKKLMENYRKTAQFKYDVFSMLPTDIFMIKVGYNNPELRFNRLFKMARLFEFFDRTETRTNYPNIFRISNLVLYILIIIHWNACIFFAISKTIGFGTDTWVYPNISHPEFGRLARKYIYCLYWSTLTLTTIGETPPPVRDIEYLFVVTDFLIGVLIFATIVGNVGAMISNMNASRAEFQAKIDSIKQYMQFRKVTKDLEARVIKWFDYLWTEKKTCDEKEVLKNLPDKLKAEIAINVHLDTLKKVRIFQDCEAGLLIELVLKLQPQVFSPGDYICKKGDIGREMYIIKEGKLAVVADDGITQFVVLSDGAYFGEISILGIKGSKAGNRRTANIRSVGYSDLFALSKDDLMEALTEYPEAKKALEEKGRAILRKDNLLDEVAANAGADPKDLEEKVLRLESNLDIMTTKFARLLAEYTSYQCRIKQRITNMENKVKKLREEDLSEVVADKKEEEKKTK is encoded by the exons ATGGAGAAGATCTGCACCGAGCGCTCGTACCCGTCTCATCACCGGCTCTCGGTCCGGACCTCGGACGATGAACTGGACCGACTCGATAACGGCGCCGGCAG TCTCAGGACGCACTCGATATGCGACGACGCCGTCTCTGACATGAACACGGTAATGTCCAGTCAGCTCCAGGAGTCTCGCAGGAGCTCGTTCACTGGGGCAGGGGCCATggccag CAAAAAAGaggaaacaaagaaagatgagaaaaaagatggggagaagaaggaagagaaaaaagatgaaaagaaagacgATAAGAAGGATAAGAAAGATGATAAAAAGACAGAAGAGCCTCA GAAGAACTTGTGGGTCATGGATCCAGCCACGGACACATACTATCGATGGCTGCTGATAATAGCAGTGCCGGTGTTTTACAACCTGATGATGCTCGTAACGAG ATCGTGTTTTAACGAGCTTcaggactcgtacacgactgtGTGGGTGATACTGGACCTCTCATCAGATGTGATCTACTACCTGGACACATTTGTGAGATCAAGAACAg GTTTCCTAGAACAAGGACTTCTGGTGAGAGACACCAAGAAGCTGATGGAGAACTACAGAAAAACGGCACAGTTTAAATACGATGTTTTCTCTATGCTCCCGACGGATATATTCATGATCAAGGTGGGATACAACAACCCCGAACTACGCTTCAACCGCCTGTTCAAAATGGCGCGTCTCTTTGAGTTCTTCGATCGGACTGAGACCAGAACTAACTATCCCAACATCTTCCGTATCAGCAATCTCGTACTTTACATCCTGATCATCATCCACTGGAATGCCTGCATTTTTTTCGCCATTTCCAAAACCATCGGCTTCGGGACGGACACGTGGGTGTATCCGAACATCAGCCATCCGGAATTTGGGCGCCTGGCGAGGAAATATATCTACTGCCTGTACTGGTCCACGCTCACGCTCACCACCATCGGAGAAACCCCACCTCCAGTCAGAGACATCGAATATTTGTTTGTGGTCACCGACTTCCTCATCGGAGTACTGATCTTCGCTACTATCGTCGGTAACGTGGGCGCGATGATCTCCAACATGAACGCGTCGCGCGCCGAGTTCCAGGCCAAGATCGACTCCATCAAGCAGTACATGCAGTTCCGAAAGGTCACCAAAGATCTAGAAGCGAGAGTCATCAAGTGGTTCGATTACCTCTGGACGGAGAAGAAAACCTGTGATGAGAAGGAGGTGCTGAAGAACCTTCCAGACAAGCTTAAAGCGGAGATCGCCATTAATGTCCATCTGGACACACTGAAGAAGGTGCGGATCTTCCAGGATTGTGAAGCCGGACTGCTTATCGAACTGGTCCTAAAACTTCAGCCTCAAGTCTTCAGCCCTGGAGATTACATCTGCAAGAAGGGCGATATCGGACGAGAGATGTACATCATCAAAGAAGGGAAGCTCGCCGTGGTGGCAGACGACGGCATCACGCAGTTCGTTGTGCTCAGCGATGGCGCGTACTTCGGAGAAATCAGCATCCTCGGGATCAAAGGCAGCAAAGCCGGGAACAGGAGAACCGCCAACATCCGCAGCGTGGGCTACTCCGACCTCTTCGCTCTCTCCAAAGACGACCTAATGGAGGCACTGACCGAGTACCCCGAAGCCAAAAAGGCACTGGAGGAGAAGGGGAGGGCTATCCTGAGGAAGGATAACCTCCTGGACGAGGTGGCGGCCAACGCCGGGGCCGACCCCAAAGATCTGGAGGAGAAGGTCTTACGATTAGAGAGCAACCTCGACATAATGACCACCAAGTTCGCCAGGCTGCTAGCGGAATACACGTCCTACCAGTGCAGGATCAAGCAGAGGATCACCAACATGGAGAACAAAGTGAAGAAGCTGAGGGAGGAAGATCTCTCTGAGGTGGTCGCCGataaaaaggaggaggagaagaaaaccAAATAG
- the cnga3a gene encoding cyclic nucleotide-gated channel cone photoreceptor subunit alpha isoform X1, with product MEKICTERSYPSHHRLSVRTSDDELDRLDNGAGSLRTHSICDDAVSDMNTVMSSQLQESRRSSFTGAGAMARLSHFLFMLRNWASRRLQPEVERPDSFMERFRGPELKDLSSRGSNARSSLGHPELPHKRNRWPLALYNTNNSNNTDDKKEETKKDEKKDGEKKEEKKDEKKDDKKDKKDDKKTEEPQKNLWVMDPATDTYYRWLLIIAVPVFYNLMMLVTRSCFNELQDSYTTVWVILDLSSDVIYYLDTFVRSRTGFLEQGLLVRDTKKLMENYRKTAQFKYDVFSMLPTDIFMIKVGYNNPELRFNRLFKMARLFEFFDRTETRTNYPNIFRISNLVLYILIIIHWNACIFFAISKTIGFGTDTWVYPNISHPEFGRLARKYIYCLYWSTLTLTTIGETPPPVRDIEYLFVVTDFLIGVLIFATIVGNVGAMISNMNASRAEFQAKIDSIKQYMQFRKVTKDLEARVIKWFDYLWTEKKTCDEKEVLKNLPDKLKAEIAINVHLDTLKKVRIFQDCEAGLLIELVLKLQPQVFSPGDYICKKGDIGREMYIIKEGKLAVVADDGITQFVVLSDGAYFGEISILGIKGSKAGNRRTANIRSVGYSDLFALSKDDLMEALTEYPEAKKALEEKGRAILRKDNLLDEVAANAGADPKDLEEKVLRLESNLDIMTTKFARLLAEYTSYQCRIKQRITNMENKVKKLREEDLSEVVADKKEEEKKTK from the exons ATGGAGAAGATCTGCACCGAGCGCTCGTACCCGTCTCATCACCGGCTCTCGGTCCGGACCTCGGACGATGAACTGGACCGACTCGATAACGGCGCCGGCAG TCTCAGGACGCACTCGATATGCGACGACGCCGTCTCTGACATGAACACGGTAATGTCCAGTCAGCTCCAGGAGTCTCGCAGGAGCTCGTTCACTGGGGCAGGGGCCATggccag GCTGTCCCACTTCCTGTTTATGCTGAGGAACTGGGCGTCCCGCAGGCTGCAGCCCGAGGTCGAGCGGCCCGACTCCTTCATGGAGCGATTCCGGGGTCCCGAGCTCAAAGACCTCTCCAGCCGCGGCAGCAACGCCCGCTCCTCCCTAGGCCACCCTGAGCTGCCTCACAAGAGGAA TCGCTGGCCACTCGCACTTTACAATACGAACAACTCCAACAACACAGACGA CAAAAAAGaggaaacaaagaaagatgagaaaaaagatggggagaagaaggaagagaaaaaagatgaaaagaaagacgATAAGAAGGATAAGAAAGATGATAAAAAGACAGAAGAGCCTCA GAAGAACTTGTGGGTCATGGATCCAGCCACGGACACATACTATCGATGGCTGCTGATAATAGCAGTGCCGGTGTTTTACAACCTGATGATGCTCGTAACGAG ATCGTGTTTTAACGAGCTTcaggactcgtacacgactgtGTGGGTGATACTGGACCTCTCATCAGATGTGATCTACTACCTGGACACATTTGTGAGATCAAGAACAg GTTTCCTAGAACAAGGACTTCTGGTGAGAGACACCAAGAAGCTGATGGAGAACTACAGAAAAACGGCACAGTTTAAATACGATGTTTTCTCTATGCTCCCGACGGATATATTCATGATCAAGGTGGGATACAACAACCCCGAACTACGCTTCAACCGCCTGTTCAAAATGGCGCGTCTCTTTGAGTTCTTCGATCGGACTGAGACCAGAACTAACTATCCCAACATCTTCCGTATCAGCAATCTCGTACTTTACATCCTGATCATCATCCACTGGAATGCCTGCATTTTTTTCGCCATTTCCAAAACCATCGGCTTCGGGACGGACACGTGGGTGTATCCGAACATCAGCCATCCGGAATTTGGGCGCCTGGCGAGGAAATATATCTACTGCCTGTACTGGTCCACGCTCACGCTCACCACCATCGGAGAAACCCCACCTCCAGTCAGAGACATCGAATATTTGTTTGTGGTCACCGACTTCCTCATCGGAGTACTGATCTTCGCTACTATCGTCGGTAACGTGGGCGCGATGATCTCCAACATGAACGCGTCGCGCGCCGAGTTCCAGGCCAAGATCGACTCCATCAAGCAGTACATGCAGTTCCGAAAGGTCACCAAAGATCTAGAAGCGAGAGTCATCAAGTGGTTCGATTACCTCTGGACGGAGAAGAAAACCTGTGATGAGAAGGAGGTGCTGAAGAACCTTCCAGACAAGCTTAAAGCGGAGATCGCCATTAATGTCCATCTGGACACACTGAAGAAGGTGCGGATCTTCCAGGATTGTGAAGCCGGACTGCTTATCGAACTGGTCCTAAAACTTCAGCCTCAAGTCTTCAGCCCTGGAGATTACATCTGCAAGAAGGGCGATATCGGACGAGAGATGTACATCATCAAAGAAGGGAAGCTCGCCGTGGTGGCAGACGACGGCATCACGCAGTTCGTTGTGCTCAGCGATGGCGCGTACTTCGGAGAAATCAGCATCCTCGGGATCAAAGGCAGCAAAGCCGGGAACAGGAGAACCGCCAACATCCGCAGCGTGGGCTACTCCGACCTCTTCGCTCTCTCCAAAGACGACCTAATGGAGGCACTGACCGAGTACCCCGAAGCCAAAAAGGCACTGGAGGAGAAGGGGAGGGCTATCCTGAGGAAGGATAACCTCCTGGACGAGGTGGCGGCCAACGCCGGGGCCGACCCCAAAGATCTGGAGGAGAAGGTCTTACGATTAGAGAGCAACCTCGACATAATGACCACCAAGTTCGCCAGGCTGCTAGCGGAATACACGTCCTACCAGTGCAGGATCAAGCAGAGGATCACCAACATGGAGAACAAAGTGAAGAAGCTGAGGGAGGAAGATCTCTCTGAGGTGGTCGCCGataaaaaggaggaggagaagaaaaccAAATAG
- the cnga3a gene encoding cyclic nucleotide-gated channel cone photoreceptor subunit alpha isoform X2 yields MEKICTERSYPSHHRLSVRTSDDELDRLDNGAGSLRTHSICDDAVSDMNTVMSSQLQESRRSSFTGAGAMARLSHFLFMLRNWASRRLQPEVERPDSFMERFRGPELKDLSSRGSNARSSLGHPELPHKRNKKEETKKDEKKDGEKKEEKKDEKKDDKKDKKDDKKTEEPQKNLWVMDPATDTYYRWLLIIAVPVFYNLMMLVTRSCFNELQDSYTTVWVILDLSSDVIYYLDTFVRSRTGFLEQGLLVRDTKKLMENYRKTAQFKYDVFSMLPTDIFMIKVGYNNPELRFNRLFKMARLFEFFDRTETRTNYPNIFRISNLVLYILIIIHWNACIFFAISKTIGFGTDTWVYPNISHPEFGRLARKYIYCLYWSTLTLTTIGETPPPVRDIEYLFVVTDFLIGVLIFATIVGNVGAMISNMNASRAEFQAKIDSIKQYMQFRKVTKDLEARVIKWFDYLWTEKKTCDEKEVLKNLPDKLKAEIAINVHLDTLKKVRIFQDCEAGLLIELVLKLQPQVFSPGDYICKKGDIGREMYIIKEGKLAVVADDGITQFVVLSDGAYFGEISILGIKGSKAGNRRTANIRSVGYSDLFALSKDDLMEALTEYPEAKKALEEKGRAILRKDNLLDEVAANAGADPKDLEEKVLRLESNLDIMTTKFARLLAEYTSYQCRIKQRITNMENKVKKLREEDLSEVVADKKEEEKKTK; encoded by the exons ATGGAGAAGATCTGCACCGAGCGCTCGTACCCGTCTCATCACCGGCTCTCGGTCCGGACCTCGGACGATGAACTGGACCGACTCGATAACGGCGCCGGCAG TCTCAGGACGCACTCGATATGCGACGACGCCGTCTCTGACATGAACACGGTAATGTCCAGTCAGCTCCAGGAGTCTCGCAGGAGCTCGTTCACTGGGGCAGGGGCCATggccag GCTGTCCCACTTCCTGTTTATGCTGAGGAACTGGGCGTCCCGCAGGCTGCAGCCCGAGGTCGAGCGGCCCGACTCCTTCATGGAGCGATTCCGGGGTCCCGAGCTCAAAGACCTCTCCAGCCGCGGCAGCAACGCCCGCTCCTCCCTAGGCCACCCTGAGCTGCCTCACAAGAGGAA CAAAAAAGaggaaacaaagaaagatgagaaaaaagatggggagaagaaggaagagaaaaaagatgaaaagaaagacgATAAGAAGGATAAGAAAGATGATAAAAAGACAGAAGAGCCTCA GAAGAACTTGTGGGTCATGGATCCAGCCACGGACACATACTATCGATGGCTGCTGATAATAGCAGTGCCGGTGTTTTACAACCTGATGATGCTCGTAACGAG ATCGTGTTTTAACGAGCTTcaggactcgtacacgactgtGTGGGTGATACTGGACCTCTCATCAGATGTGATCTACTACCTGGACACATTTGTGAGATCAAGAACAg GTTTCCTAGAACAAGGACTTCTGGTGAGAGACACCAAGAAGCTGATGGAGAACTACAGAAAAACGGCACAGTTTAAATACGATGTTTTCTCTATGCTCCCGACGGATATATTCATGATCAAGGTGGGATACAACAACCCCGAACTACGCTTCAACCGCCTGTTCAAAATGGCGCGTCTCTTTGAGTTCTTCGATCGGACTGAGACCAGAACTAACTATCCCAACATCTTCCGTATCAGCAATCTCGTACTTTACATCCTGATCATCATCCACTGGAATGCCTGCATTTTTTTCGCCATTTCCAAAACCATCGGCTTCGGGACGGACACGTGGGTGTATCCGAACATCAGCCATCCGGAATTTGGGCGCCTGGCGAGGAAATATATCTACTGCCTGTACTGGTCCACGCTCACGCTCACCACCATCGGAGAAACCCCACCTCCAGTCAGAGACATCGAATATTTGTTTGTGGTCACCGACTTCCTCATCGGAGTACTGATCTTCGCTACTATCGTCGGTAACGTGGGCGCGATGATCTCCAACATGAACGCGTCGCGCGCCGAGTTCCAGGCCAAGATCGACTCCATCAAGCAGTACATGCAGTTCCGAAAGGTCACCAAAGATCTAGAAGCGAGAGTCATCAAGTGGTTCGATTACCTCTGGACGGAGAAGAAAACCTGTGATGAGAAGGAGGTGCTGAAGAACCTTCCAGACAAGCTTAAAGCGGAGATCGCCATTAATGTCCATCTGGACACACTGAAGAAGGTGCGGATCTTCCAGGATTGTGAAGCCGGACTGCTTATCGAACTGGTCCTAAAACTTCAGCCTCAAGTCTTCAGCCCTGGAGATTACATCTGCAAGAAGGGCGATATCGGACGAGAGATGTACATCATCAAAGAAGGGAAGCTCGCCGTGGTGGCAGACGACGGCATCACGCAGTTCGTTGTGCTCAGCGATGGCGCGTACTTCGGAGAAATCAGCATCCTCGGGATCAAAGGCAGCAAAGCCGGGAACAGGAGAACCGCCAACATCCGCAGCGTGGGCTACTCCGACCTCTTCGCTCTCTCCAAAGACGACCTAATGGAGGCACTGACCGAGTACCCCGAAGCCAAAAAGGCACTGGAGGAGAAGGGGAGGGCTATCCTGAGGAAGGATAACCTCCTGGACGAGGTGGCGGCCAACGCCGGGGCCGACCCCAAAGATCTGGAGGAGAAGGTCTTACGATTAGAGAGCAACCTCGACATAATGACCACCAAGTTCGCCAGGCTGCTAGCGGAATACACGTCCTACCAGTGCAGGATCAAGCAGAGGATCACCAACATGGAGAACAAAGTGAAGAAGCTGAGGGAGGAAGATCTCTCTGAGGTGGTCGCCGataaaaaggaggaggagaagaaaaccAAATAG
- the cnga3a gene encoding cyclic nucleotide-gated cation channel alpha-3 isoform X3, translating into MEKICTERSYPSHHRLSVRTSDDELDRLDNGAGSLRTHSICDDAVSDMNTVMSSQLQESRRSSFTGAGAMARLSHFLFMLRNWASRRLQPEVERPDSFMERFRGPELKDLSSRGSNARSSLGHPELPHKRKKNLWVMDPATDTYYRWLLIIAVPVFYNLMMLVTRSCFNELQDSYTTVWVILDLSSDVIYYLDTFVRSRTGFLEQGLLVRDTKKLMENYRKTAQFKYDVFSMLPTDIFMIKVGYNNPELRFNRLFKMARLFEFFDRTETRTNYPNIFRISNLVLYILIIIHWNACIFFAISKTIGFGTDTWVYPNISHPEFGRLARKYIYCLYWSTLTLTTIGETPPPVRDIEYLFVVTDFLIGVLIFATIVGNVGAMISNMNASRAEFQAKIDSIKQYMQFRKVTKDLEARVIKWFDYLWTEKKTCDEKEVLKNLPDKLKAEIAINVHLDTLKKVRIFQDCEAGLLIELVLKLQPQVFSPGDYICKKGDIGREMYIIKEGKLAVVADDGITQFVVLSDGAYFGEISILGIKGSKAGNRRTANIRSVGYSDLFALSKDDLMEALTEYPEAKKALEEKGRAILRKDNLLDEVAANAGADPKDLEEKVLRLESNLDIMTTKFARLLAEYTSYQCRIKQRITNMENKVKKLREEDLSEVVADKKEEEKKTK; encoded by the exons ATGGAGAAGATCTGCACCGAGCGCTCGTACCCGTCTCATCACCGGCTCTCGGTCCGGACCTCGGACGATGAACTGGACCGACTCGATAACGGCGCCGGCAG TCTCAGGACGCACTCGATATGCGACGACGCCGTCTCTGACATGAACACGGTAATGTCCAGTCAGCTCCAGGAGTCTCGCAGGAGCTCGTTCACTGGGGCAGGGGCCATggccag GCTGTCCCACTTCCTGTTTATGCTGAGGAACTGGGCGTCCCGCAGGCTGCAGCCCGAGGTCGAGCGGCCCGACTCCTTCATGGAGCGATTCCGGGGTCCCGAGCTCAAAGACCTCTCCAGCCGCGGCAGCAACGCCCGCTCCTCCCTAGGCCACCCTGAGCTGCCTCACAAGAGGAA GAAGAACTTGTGGGTCATGGATCCAGCCACGGACACATACTATCGATGGCTGCTGATAATAGCAGTGCCGGTGTTTTACAACCTGATGATGCTCGTAACGAG ATCGTGTTTTAACGAGCTTcaggactcgtacacgactgtGTGGGTGATACTGGACCTCTCATCAGATGTGATCTACTACCTGGACACATTTGTGAGATCAAGAACAg GTTTCCTAGAACAAGGACTTCTGGTGAGAGACACCAAGAAGCTGATGGAGAACTACAGAAAAACGGCACAGTTTAAATACGATGTTTTCTCTATGCTCCCGACGGATATATTCATGATCAAGGTGGGATACAACAACCCCGAACTACGCTTCAACCGCCTGTTCAAAATGGCGCGTCTCTTTGAGTTCTTCGATCGGACTGAGACCAGAACTAACTATCCCAACATCTTCCGTATCAGCAATCTCGTACTTTACATCCTGATCATCATCCACTGGAATGCCTGCATTTTTTTCGCCATTTCCAAAACCATCGGCTTCGGGACGGACACGTGGGTGTATCCGAACATCAGCCATCCGGAATTTGGGCGCCTGGCGAGGAAATATATCTACTGCCTGTACTGGTCCACGCTCACGCTCACCACCATCGGAGAAACCCCACCTCCAGTCAGAGACATCGAATATTTGTTTGTGGTCACCGACTTCCTCATCGGAGTACTGATCTTCGCTACTATCGTCGGTAACGTGGGCGCGATGATCTCCAACATGAACGCGTCGCGCGCCGAGTTCCAGGCCAAGATCGACTCCATCAAGCAGTACATGCAGTTCCGAAAGGTCACCAAAGATCTAGAAGCGAGAGTCATCAAGTGGTTCGATTACCTCTGGACGGAGAAGAAAACCTGTGATGAGAAGGAGGTGCTGAAGAACCTTCCAGACAAGCTTAAAGCGGAGATCGCCATTAATGTCCATCTGGACACACTGAAGAAGGTGCGGATCTTCCAGGATTGTGAAGCCGGACTGCTTATCGAACTGGTCCTAAAACTTCAGCCTCAAGTCTTCAGCCCTGGAGATTACATCTGCAAGAAGGGCGATATCGGACGAGAGATGTACATCATCAAAGAAGGGAAGCTCGCCGTGGTGGCAGACGACGGCATCACGCAGTTCGTTGTGCTCAGCGATGGCGCGTACTTCGGAGAAATCAGCATCCTCGGGATCAAAGGCAGCAAAGCCGGGAACAGGAGAACCGCCAACATCCGCAGCGTGGGCTACTCCGACCTCTTCGCTCTCTCCAAAGACGACCTAATGGAGGCACTGACCGAGTACCCCGAAGCCAAAAAGGCACTGGAGGAGAAGGGGAGGGCTATCCTGAGGAAGGATAACCTCCTGGACGAGGTGGCGGCCAACGCCGGGGCCGACCCCAAAGATCTGGAGGAGAAGGTCTTACGATTAGAGAGCAACCTCGACATAATGACCACCAAGTTCGCCAGGCTGCTAGCGGAATACACGTCCTACCAGTGCAGGATCAAGCAGAGGATCACCAACATGGAGAACAAAGTGAAGAAGCTGAGGGAGGAAGATCTCTCTGAGGTGGTCGCCGataaaaaggaggaggagaagaaaaccAAATAG
- the cnga3a gene encoding cyclic nucleotide-gated channel cone photoreceptor subunit alpha isoform X4, with protein sequence MEKICTERSYPSHHRLSVRTSDDELDRLDNGAGSLRTHSICDDAVSDMNTVMSSQLQESRRSSFTGAGAMASRWPLALYNTNNSNNTDDKKEETKKDEKKDGEKKEEKKDEKKDDKKDKKDDKKTEEPQKNLWVMDPATDTYYRWLLIIAVPVFYNLMMLVTRSCFNELQDSYTTVWVILDLSSDVIYYLDTFVRSRTGFLEQGLLVRDTKKLMENYRKTAQFKYDVFSMLPTDIFMIKVGYNNPELRFNRLFKMARLFEFFDRTETRTNYPNIFRISNLVLYILIIIHWNACIFFAISKTIGFGTDTWVYPNISHPEFGRLARKYIYCLYWSTLTLTTIGETPPPVRDIEYLFVVTDFLIGVLIFATIVGNVGAMISNMNASRAEFQAKIDSIKQYMQFRKVTKDLEARVIKWFDYLWTEKKTCDEKEVLKNLPDKLKAEIAINVHLDTLKKVRIFQDCEAGLLIELVLKLQPQVFSPGDYICKKGDIGREMYIIKEGKLAVVADDGITQFVVLSDGAYFGEISILGIKGSKAGNRRTANIRSVGYSDLFALSKDDLMEALTEYPEAKKALEEKGRAILRKDNLLDEVAANAGADPKDLEEKVLRLESNLDIMTTKFARLLAEYTSYQCRIKQRITNMENKVKKLREEDLSEVVADKKEEEKKTK encoded by the exons ATGGAGAAGATCTGCACCGAGCGCTCGTACCCGTCTCATCACCGGCTCTCGGTCCGGACCTCGGACGATGAACTGGACCGACTCGATAACGGCGCCGGCAG TCTCAGGACGCACTCGATATGCGACGACGCCGTCTCTGACATGAACACGGTAATGTCCAGTCAGCTCCAGGAGTCTCGCAGGAGCTCGTTCACTGGGGCAGGGGCCATggccag TCGCTGGCCACTCGCACTTTACAATACGAACAACTCCAACAACACAGACGA CAAAAAAGaggaaacaaagaaagatgagaaaaaagatggggagaagaaggaagagaaaaaagatgaaaagaaagacgATAAGAAGGATAAGAAAGATGATAAAAAGACAGAAGAGCCTCA GAAGAACTTGTGGGTCATGGATCCAGCCACGGACACATACTATCGATGGCTGCTGATAATAGCAGTGCCGGTGTTTTACAACCTGATGATGCTCGTAACGAG ATCGTGTTTTAACGAGCTTcaggactcgtacacgactgtGTGGGTGATACTGGACCTCTCATCAGATGTGATCTACTACCTGGACACATTTGTGAGATCAAGAACAg GTTTCCTAGAACAAGGACTTCTGGTGAGAGACACCAAGAAGCTGATGGAGAACTACAGAAAAACGGCACAGTTTAAATACGATGTTTTCTCTATGCTCCCGACGGATATATTCATGATCAAGGTGGGATACAACAACCCCGAACTACGCTTCAACCGCCTGTTCAAAATGGCGCGTCTCTTTGAGTTCTTCGATCGGACTGAGACCAGAACTAACTATCCCAACATCTTCCGTATCAGCAATCTCGTACTTTACATCCTGATCATCATCCACTGGAATGCCTGCATTTTTTTCGCCATTTCCAAAACCATCGGCTTCGGGACGGACACGTGGGTGTATCCGAACATCAGCCATCCGGAATTTGGGCGCCTGGCGAGGAAATATATCTACTGCCTGTACTGGTCCACGCTCACGCTCACCACCATCGGAGAAACCCCACCTCCAGTCAGAGACATCGAATATTTGTTTGTGGTCACCGACTTCCTCATCGGAGTACTGATCTTCGCTACTATCGTCGGTAACGTGGGCGCGATGATCTCCAACATGAACGCGTCGCGCGCCGAGTTCCAGGCCAAGATCGACTCCATCAAGCAGTACATGCAGTTCCGAAAGGTCACCAAAGATCTAGAAGCGAGAGTCATCAAGTGGTTCGATTACCTCTGGACGGAGAAGAAAACCTGTGATGAGAAGGAGGTGCTGAAGAACCTTCCAGACAAGCTTAAAGCGGAGATCGCCATTAATGTCCATCTGGACACACTGAAGAAGGTGCGGATCTTCCAGGATTGTGAAGCCGGACTGCTTATCGAACTGGTCCTAAAACTTCAGCCTCAAGTCTTCAGCCCTGGAGATTACATCTGCAAGAAGGGCGATATCGGACGAGAGATGTACATCATCAAAGAAGGGAAGCTCGCCGTGGTGGCAGACGACGGCATCACGCAGTTCGTTGTGCTCAGCGATGGCGCGTACTTCGGAGAAATCAGCATCCTCGGGATCAAAGGCAGCAAAGCCGGGAACAGGAGAACCGCCAACATCCGCAGCGTGGGCTACTCCGACCTCTTCGCTCTCTCCAAAGACGACCTAATGGAGGCACTGACCGAGTACCCCGAAGCCAAAAAGGCACTGGAGGAGAAGGGGAGGGCTATCCTGAGGAAGGATAACCTCCTGGACGAGGTGGCGGCCAACGCCGGGGCCGACCCCAAAGATCTGGAGGAGAAGGTCTTACGATTAGAGAGCAACCTCGACATAATGACCACCAAGTTCGCCAGGCTGCTAGCGGAATACACGTCCTACCAGTGCAGGATCAAGCAGAGGATCACCAACATGGAGAACAAAGTGAAGAAGCTGAGGGAGGAAGATCTCTCTGAGGTGGTCGCCGataaaaaggaggaggagaagaaaaccAAATAG